One genomic segment of Paraburkholderia aromaticivorans includes these proteins:
- a CDS encoding VOC family protein, with the protein MFKSLHKYRSIALVCAALLIGSAPLSSAFADAGPPEVPGGKTALVKHPDVAVGPQYDTTHVYVASADLDAFVNSFVATFGGKASPRAVFTVTPTPSKTASQYVQTPVGMLSVFGFETPIPYPFGNERTGYLVTDIDQGVKAARAAGADVLVEPFDDPIGKDAIIQWPGGLTMQLYWHTKAPNYAPLQSVPDNRVYVSRYEANNFVRRWLHFSHGKVVSDNPHADAGVIGRPGETMREIRITSGFGRMIVFVTDGKLPFPFGRETTGYGVDDVAQTLERAQAAGAKVLYPAYASGSGKTAILEFPGAYIAEVHDGK; encoded by the coding sequence ATGTTCAAGTCGCTTCATAAGTACCGCTCGATTGCGCTCGTCTGCGCCGCGCTGCTGATCGGGTCGGCGCCGCTTTCGTCGGCCTTCGCCGATGCGGGGCCGCCGGAAGTGCCGGGCGGTAAAACAGCGCTGGTCAAACACCCCGACGTGGCGGTGGGCCCGCAGTACGACACCACCCATGTGTACGTCGCCTCGGCCGACCTCGACGCGTTCGTCAACAGCTTTGTCGCGACCTTCGGCGGCAAGGCCTCGCCGCGTGCGGTCTTCACCGTGACGCCGACGCCGAGCAAGACGGCCTCGCAATATGTGCAGACACCGGTCGGGATGCTGTCGGTGTTCGGCTTCGAGACGCCGATTCCCTATCCGTTCGGCAATGAGCGCACCGGCTACCTCGTCACGGATATCGATCAGGGCGTGAAAGCGGCGCGCGCAGCCGGCGCCGACGTGCTGGTCGAGCCGTTCGACGATCCGATCGGCAAGGACGCGATCATTCAGTGGCCGGGCGGCCTGACGATGCAGCTCTACTGGCACACCAAGGCACCGAACTACGCGCCGTTGCAAAGCGTGCCCGATAACCGCGTATACGTGTCGCGTTACGAAGCGAACAACTTCGTGCGCCGCTGGCTGCATTTCTCGCACGGCAAGGTGGTGTCGGACAACCCGCATGCGGATGCCGGCGTGATCGGCCGCCCCGGTGAGACGATGCGCGAGATTCGTATCACGTCGGGCTTCGGCCGCATGATCGTGTTCGTGACGGACGGCAAGCTGCCGTTCCCGTTCGGACGTGAAACCACCGGCTACGGCGTCGACGACGTGGCGCAGACGCTGGAGCGCGCGCAAGCGGCCGGCGCGAAGGTGTTGTACCCGGCATATGCGAGCGGATCGGGCAAGACCGCGATCCTCGAATTCCCGGGCGCGTACATCGCCGAAGTGCACGATGGCAAGTGA
- a CDS encoding HD domain-containing protein yields MKKTIAGVDIPDGVMAQAATDLIRSMESELMFHHALRAFLFAALTGYRENLKFDAQLLYIGAMFHNVGLNAKYERSPYRFEVDGANAARDFLRQHGVAEREIEEVWVGIALHTTPGIPEHLSALVALISAGVQMDVRGARYDEFTAHQRDEIAQAYPRESGFKKKLIEAYAHGMAHRPETTFGTVNADVLDRWDPNYRRLNFCGLVLGSDWPN; encoded by the coding sequence ATGAAGAAGACCATTGCCGGCGTTGACATCCCTGACGGTGTCATGGCCCAGGCGGCGACTGACCTGATCCGCAGCATGGAGTCCGAATTAATGTTTCACCACGCGTTGCGGGCCTTCCTGTTCGCCGCGCTGACCGGCTACCGCGAGAACCTGAAATTCGACGCGCAGCTGTTGTATATCGGCGCAATGTTTCACAACGTGGGGCTGAACGCGAAGTACGAGCGCTCGCCTTACCGCTTCGAGGTGGACGGCGCCAACGCCGCGCGCGATTTTCTGCGCCAGCACGGCGTGGCCGAGCGCGAGATCGAAGAGGTCTGGGTGGGGATCGCCTTGCACACGACGCCGGGCATTCCCGAGCACCTGTCGGCGCTCGTCGCGCTCATTAGCGCCGGGGTGCAGATGGACGTGCGGGGCGCGCGCTACGACGAATTCACCGCGCACCAGCGCGACGAAATCGCCCAGGCGTATCCGCGCGAATCCGGCTTCAAGAAGAAGCTGATCGAAGCATACGCGCACGGCATGGCGCATCGTCCCGAGACGACCTTCGGGACCGTCAATGCCGACGTGCTGGACCGGTGGGATCCGAACTATCGCCGCCTGAATTTCTGCGGACTGGTGCTGGGATCGGACTGGCCGAATTGA
- a CDS encoding DUF1427 family protein yields MGYIISLGVGFGIGLLYWLLKVQSPAPPLIALAGLLGMVLGEHAIPVVKAQFFTQTATAQVAEPIKGAAVQKPGATKEGG; encoded by the coding sequence ATGGGCTACATCATTTCTCTAGGAGTGGGCTTCGGCATCGGGCTCCTCTACTGGCTGCTCAAGGTTCAGTCGCCGGCGCCGCCGTTGATCGCGCTCGCCGGCCTGCTCGGCATGGTGCTGGGCGAGCACGCCATACCGGTCGTGAAGGCGCAATTCTTCACGCAGACGGCCACGGCGCAAGTGGCCGAACCGATCAAGGGCGCCGCGGTGCAAAAGCCCGGCGCGACCAAGGAAGGCGGTTGA